One segment of Leptospiraceae bacterium DNA contains the following:
- a CDS encoding TIGR04452 family lipoprotein — protein sequence MKKIRLIAAIVAILSVAVSCESIGLFGYGGVKGSQAKKEIKAVAEETGVISGVINNSSANGIALSLLIDGVVVPSLADINDSSHYSRPSVDDCKKNIASVGLVLGTWIGAITCDLKKTPMLLQIGDGDTGNVLQLGPLGL from the coding sequence ATGAAAAAAATTAGGTTAATTGCTGCGATAGTTGCAATTCTATCTGTTGCAGTGTCGTGTGAAAGTATAGGACTTTTTGGTTATGGTGGAGTAAAAGGAAGTCAAGCCAAAAAAGAAATTAAAGCTGTAGCAGAAGAAACAGGCGTTATAAGCGGAGTCATAAATAACAGTTCTGCAAATGGTATAGCTCTCTCACTTTTAATAGATGGAGTCGTTGTACCAAGTTTAGCTGATATTAATGATTCATCTCATTATAGCCGTCCTTCTGTAGATGATTGCAAAAAGAACATTGCTAGTGTAGGATTAGTTCTTGGTACATGGATTGGAGCAATAACTTGTGATCTAAAGAAAACTCCAATGTTACTCCAAATTGGTGATGGAGATACTGGAAATGTTCTTCAACTTGGTCCACTAGGATTGTAA
- a CDS encoding zinc ribbon domain-containing protein, translating into MSDTVISSVFICPKCKYTNPQKSKFCMQCGTPLSNISNPSQTGKLILIENGSDTNEFSITEKTILGKGNDISVEGADFSKNICEFHLSNGKLQIKTFQNGVYLKLNEGASVSLESGSELKIGNKHFRVEF; encoded by the coding sequence ATGAGTGATACAGTAATTTCTTCCGTATTTATTTGCCCAAAATGCAAATACACAAATCCCCAAAAGTCCAAATTTTGTATGCAATGTGGAACACCGTTGTCAAACATTTCAAACCCTTCGCAAACGGGAAAGTTAATTCTAATAGAAAATGGTTCAGATACTAACGAATTTTCTATCACAGAAAAAACTATTTTAGGAAAAGGAAATGATATTTCAGTTGAAGGTGCCGATTTTTCTAAAAATATTTGCGAGTTTCACTTGTCGAATGGAAAATTGCAGATTAAAACTTTTCAGAATGGAGTTTATCTCAAATTAAACGAAGGGGCTTCCGTAAGTTTAGAATCTGGTTCTGAGTTAAAGATTGGAAACAAACATTTCAGAGTAGAATTCTAA
- a CDS encoding protein kinase, with the protein MKVFCPTCQTENPSIASFCSNCGYNLKLYHERSDLELLKEALAGKDYKVERLLDGGSQSDPYLGEHLLTGEKVVIRLLKKKQPEDIKELFLNGIKLNSNFNHPNILKVHEIGLLDDRPYFISQFADNGPLSWLVKVYGNSGMPIEEAIRYTIKILKGLHEIHEQNVIHRNIKPDAVFILKDGEPVIGEFGLAKLIQDGQKIKSESLVGTLEYMSPERCKLAKSVDHRSDIYSTGIMLFQLLTGELPFTGDTQTLIYKQTNEKLPVITYKLLAKGLNSIISGKEKLYLASGELQNILEKACSKGKSSRYSDALEFANVLEKFLEFVSVPLQKNKMENRWKALNHYRADHNASVSDDRLGISNAVDAFARLISSKSVHPPLSIGLFGNWGAGKSFFMSKLSKEIERLTSSIRSDVKSGISAKDLAFYGNIVQIEFNTWHFVDANLWASLVNHIFSNLKIKGEPTDEVKERRNFLIKRIENEKNGLLDLEKDEEKFSSQIDSIKEKIENESNNYNSVIGNLFDQFVDASVKEKISPDEMKTWCKKAGIEYNAEEPIASQMHRVYEESNQFKELPLITQLKKRFKGYLYFGAVILILFALGICGSIGFYLYKETCIGEYIINFSSNIKEGILGIIGSITAMFAPLYPIFLGLKTWAKKYLNWAPNFLKKVKDTMPNLESELEKKEKEKEGKILELENQKNLYIEKKENVRSEINKLESELDKTSDGDYLSTFIKGRMGTDEYTKHLGLQAKIRSDFEQLSNLIEKYNKSLLAGEVTDNDDYMINRIVLYIDDLDRCPPDKVVEVLQAVHLLLSFPAFVVVVAVDARWVSQSLRIGYKDLFGDNTDLDVDGDGIPDSFRATPHDYLEKIFQVPFWLYPMNIEGRRNLLAQLLESNLEATPQKAAEPDLITPSRASEIIKSSLVEVSSEKKSEDLNSNPQTQDVTEQVANPDLAPDKEEEKFPFKLEESLADSEQLTIKREENDFSMTLAPILGLSPRALKRFVNVYLLIKVGLSDLQWRIYYEKVHPKTGLKDARGTIRNYQSVMFLLAVITGLPATSRIFFRTLRTKTLQTLGELFEQIDVRKVNNVWYILGVPADELSIKKKILEKGLPLETKKAESNSDINKYNMEMELLQFTKWLDREKRNWFEVDLDQLRYWDPVVSRYSFRVEPIDQD; encoded by the coding sequence ATGAAAGTTTTTTGTCCTACTTGCCAGACTGAAAATCCAAGTATTGCAAGTTTTTGCTCCAACTGTGGATATAATTTAAAATTATATCATGAACGAAGTGATTTAGAGTTACTCAAGGAAGCGTTAGCCGGAAAGGATTATAAAGTAGAAAGACTATTAGACGGTGGGTCCCAATCAGATCCCTATCTGGGTGAACATTTACTGACTGGAGAAAAAGTAGTAATTCGTCTTTTAAAAAAAAAGCAACCCGAAGATATAAAAGAATTATTTCTGAATGGTATAAAATTAAACTCAAATTTCAATCATCCTAATATTCTAAAAGTACACGAAATTGGGTTATTGGATGATAGACCTTATTTTATCTCCCAATTTGCGGATAACGGTCCTTTGTCTTGGCTTGTAAAAGTATATGGAAATAGTGGTATGCCTATCGAAGAGGCAATTCGGTACACTATAAAAATTCTAAAAGGTTTACATGAAATCCATGAACAAAATGTAATTCACCGAAATATTAAACCGGATGCAGTTTTTATTTTAAAAGATGGTGAACCTGTAATTGGAGAGTTTGGATTAGCAAAGTTAATTCAAGACGGACAAAAAATAAAAAGTGAAAGTTTAGTAGGGACTTTGGAATATATGAGTCCTGAGCGTTGTAAATTAGCAAAGAGTGTCGATCACAGAAGTGATATTTATTCAACTGGAATTATGTTGTTTCAATTGCTTACCGGCGAACTTCCATTTACCGGTGATACACAAACTTTAATTTATAAACAGACCAACGAAAAACTTCCGGTAATTACTTATAAACTATTGGCAAAAGGTTTAAATTCAATTATTAGCGGTAAAGAAAAATTATATTTAGCTTCCGGTGAATTACAGAATATTCTGGAAAAGGCATGTTCAAAAGGAAAAAGTAGTAGATATAGTGATGCATTAGAATTTGCCAATGTATTAGAAAAATTTTTAGAATTTGTAAGTGTTCCACTCCAAAAAAATAAAATGGAAAATAGGTGGAAGGCTCTTAATCATTATAGAGCGGATCACAACGCAAGTGTAAGCGATGATAGATTGGGAATTTCAAATGCAGTAGATGCATTTGCAAGATTAATATCATCAAAATCCGTTCATCCACCTTTATCGATAGGGTTGTTTGGAAATTGGGGGGCCGGAAAAAGCTTTTTTATGAGTAAGTTATCTAAAGAAATAGAAAGGCTAACATCAAGTATTCGCAGTGATGTAAAATCTGGTATTTCAGCTAAAGATTTAGCTTTTTATGGAAATATCGTACAAATAGAATTTAATACTTGGCATTTTGTAGATGCAAACCTGTGGGCAAGTTTAGTTAATCATATTTTTTCAAACTTAAAAATCAAAGGGGAGCCAACTGACGAGGTAAAAGAAAGACGTAATTTTTTAATCAAAAGAATTGAAAATGAAAAAAATGGACTTTTAGATTTAGAAAAAGACGAAGAAAAATTTTCTTCCCAAATTGATTCAATAAAAGAGAAAATTGAAAACGAATCTAATAATTATAATTCAGTGATTGGAAATTTATTTGACCAGTTTGTCGATGCTAGTGTGAAAGAAAAAATTTCACCCGATGAAATGAAGACATGGTGTAAAAAAGCCGGTATAGAATACAATGCCGAGGAACCCATTGCATCTCAAATGCATAGAGTGTATGAGGAGTCCAATCAGTTTAAAGAACTTCCTTTAATTACACAACTTAAAAAAAGATTTAAAGGTTACCTTTATTTTGGCGCAGTAATTCTAATATTATTTGCACTAGGAATATGTGGATCTATTGGATTTTATCTTTATAAAGAAACGTGTATTGGTGAATATATAATCAATTTTTCCTCAAATATTAAAGAAGGAATTTTAGGAATTATTGGAAGTATAACTGCTATGTTTGCTCCATTGTATCCAATCTTTTTAGGATTAAAAACTTGGGCTAAAAAATACTTAAACTGGGCACCAAATTTTTTAAAAAAAGTAAAAGATACAATGCCTAATTTAGAATCTGAATTAGAAAAGAAAGAAAAAGAAAAAGAAGGAAAAATTTTAGAATTAGAAAATCAGAAAAATCTTTATATCGAAAAAAAAGAAAACGTTAGGTCTGAAATAAATAAATTGGAATCTGAATTAGATAAAACTTCAGACGGAGATTATTTATCTACTTTTATTAAAGGTAGAATGGGTACAGACGAATACACAAAACACCTTGGGTTACAAGCCAAAATTCGAAGCGATTTTGAACAATTATCTAATTTAATAGAAAAATATAATAAAAGCCTATTAGCCGGAGAAGTTACGGATAACGATGATTATATGATCAATCGAATTGTCCTATACATTGATGATTTGGATCGTTGTCCTCCTGATAAAGTTGTAGAAGTTTTACAAGCTGTACATTTATTGTTGTCGTTTCCTGCATTTGTCGTTGTTGTAGCTGTTGATGCTCGTTGGGTTTCTCAGTCCTTACGCATCGGTTATAAGGATTTGTTTGGAGATAATACGGACTTAGACGTGGATGGAGACGGAATTCCGGATAGTTTTAGGGCAACTCCTCATGATTATCTAGAAAAAATTTTCCAAGTACCTTTTTGGCTTTATCCAATGAATATTGAAGGACGAAGAAATTTATTAGCACAATTACTCGAAAGTAATTTGGAAGCAACTCCTCAAAAAGCAGCAGAACCGGATTTAATTACTCCTTCCCGCGCTAGTGAGATAATTAAATCTTCCTTAGTAGAAGTTTCCTCAGAAAAAAAATCAGAAGATTTAAATTCAAATCCTCAAACCCAAGATGTAACTGAGCAAGTAGCTAATCCTGATTTGGCGCCAGATAAAGAAGAAGAAAAATTTCCTTTTAAATTAGAAGAGAGTTTGGCCGATTCAGAGCAGTTAACAATTAAACGAGAGGAAAATGATTTTTCCATGACTCTAGCCCCAATTTTAGGACTTTCTCCTCGGGCACTAAAACGTTTTGTGAACGTATATCTGTTAATTAAGGTAGGCCTTTCTGATTTACAGTGGAGAATTTATTATGAAAAAGTTCATCCAAAAACAGGATTAAAAGATGCTCGTGGAACAATTCGAAATTATCAATCCGTGATGTTTTTATTAGCGGTTATAACGGGATTACCTGCTACGTCTCGTATTTTTTTTAGGACGTTACGGACGAAAACTTTGCAAACTCTTGGAGAATTATTTGAGCAAATTGATGTTCGTAAAGTAAATAATGTTTGGTATATTCTTGGTGTACCTGCTGATGAACTTTCTATTAAAAAGAAAATACTCGAAAAAGGACTCCCATTAGAAACTAAAAAGGCGGAATCCAACTCAGACATAAATAAATACAATATGGAAATGGAGCTTCTACAGTTTACAAAGTGGTTAGATCGTGAAAAAAGAAATTGGTTTGAAGTAGATTTGGATCAGTTAAGATACTGGGATCCGGTAGTATCACGGTATTCTTTCCGAGTGGAACCTATTGACCAAGATTGA
- a CDS encoding SCO family protein produces MNYPISKFARIQFVFWLFILLFFISNCDEKKPEFYPEFTNVSIPVDGVLPYFKGEVMDPYWPEKNQYSEDLKRLPTFSLLSHLNDEVNRDKLLGKYTLVIFFYAKCKGICPMITYNMVKFLPKIQDQSDIQILSFTVNPEVDTVEVLQKFRDQYKINNSNWIFLTGSKNKIYEIARKQFGADVKVIKGQYDLNDFVHTENVYLLDKNLYLRGIYRAKGTGDLERLLVEFKTLREEGKLKTH; encoded by the coding sequence ATGAATTATCCCATTTCAAAGTTTGCGCGAATTCAGTTTGTATTTTGGTTATTTATTTTATTATTTTTTATTTCCAACTGTGATGAAAAAAAACCAGAATTTTATCCTGAGTTCACCAATGTTTCAATTCCTGTGGATGGAGTTTTACCCTATTTCAAAGGTGAAGTAATGGATCCGTATTGGCCTGAGAAAAATCAATATTCGGAAGATTTAAAAAGACTTCCTACTTTTTCTCTTTTATCCCATTTGAATGATGAGGTTAATAGAGATAAACTTCTTGGAAAATATACACTTGTAATATTTTTTTATGCAAAATGTAAAGGTATTTGCCCTATGATTACTTACAATATGGTTAAATTTTTGCCTAAAATACAAGATCAATCAGATATTCAAATTCTCTCGTTTACCGTGAATCCAGAAGTAGATACGGTGGAAGTTTTACAGAAATTTCGCGACCAATATAAAATCAATAATTCAAATTGGATTTTTTTAACAGGAAGTAAAAATAAAATTTATGAAATCGCACGTAAACAGTTTGGTGCTGATGTAAAAGTGATTAAAGGACAATATGATTTAAATGACTTTGTGCATACGGAGAATGTATATTTACTTGATAAAAACTTATACCTCCGAGGAATTTACAGGGCAAAAGGTACGGGTGATTTGGAAAGACTTTTAGTTGAATTTAAAACTCTAAGAGAAGAAGGTAAATTAAAAACACATTAA
- a CDS encoding fasciclin domain-containing protein, whose product MKAKVSLVGIIGLLIVTSFIYCGKEDNGEKMGGGMGSVSDEGSQKNIVEIAKGSKDHTTLVTAVVAGDRVDSLANPGPFTVFAPTNAAFEKLPKGTVEGLLERSKIEALQNVLEYHVFIGVLKAENLKDGDVLGMANGNNITISIKDSKPVVNGTSNIIASIPASNGMIHVVDTVLLPPN is encoded by the coding sequence ATGAAAGCAAAAGTATCTTTAGTTGGAATTATCGGATTATTAATAGTAACCTCATTCATTTACTGTGGAAAAGAGGATAATGGCGAAAAAATGGGCGGAGGTATGGGTTCAGTCAGTGACGAAGGGTCTCAAAAAAACATTGTTGAAATAGCAAAAGGATCAAAAGACCATACTACATTAGTAACTGCTGTAGTCGCTGGAGATCGAGTAGACTCTTTAGCAAATCCAGGACCATTTACAGTATTTGCTCCAACAAATGCTGCATTTGAAAAACTTCCAAAAGGAACAGTCGAAGGTTTACTTGAGAGAAGTAAAATAGAAGCATTACAAAATGTGTTAGAATACCATGTATTTATAGGAGTTTTAAAAGCTGAAAATCTAAAAGATGGAGATGTTCTAGGAATGGCAAATGGAAATAATATAACTATCTCAATTAAAGATTCAAAGCCAGTTGTAAATGGAACTTCGAATATAATTGCATCCATTCCAGCATCTAACGGAATGATTCACGTTGTGGATACTGTCCTATTACCGCCAAATTAA
- a CDS encoding Crp/Fnr family transcriptional regulator: MSSNFWNNIPTNIKSELEEIAQLKKYEKGEIVFAENDPFKGFVVIKTGKFKIYNLNPNGKEAILRVMEEGEMAAGPLIFSGAPNYPATLESMETGSVFFFETNQFKRLLKTYPDYQNQFTTQMMQFMHYLKNKTSSLMLLNLKERLMEYLIENGAEHSFIQLKINKNQLALLLNATPESISRAFKSLEEEQLIESNSDEYRIKKFTS, translated from the coding sequence TTGAGTTCAAATTTTTGGAACAATATACCAACAAATATAAAGAGTGAATTAGAAGAAATCGCTCAATTAAAAAAATACGAAAAAGGTGAAATTGTTTTCGCGGAAAACGATCCATTTAAAGGATTTGTAGTAATCAAAACCGGAAAGTTTAAAATATATAATTTAAATCCAAATGGAAAAGAAGCAATTCTTCGAGTAATGGAAGAAGGAGAAATGGCAGCAGGTCCACTCATTTTTTCTGGTGCTCCCAATTATCCGGCAACATTAGAATCAATGGAAACCGGCTCTGTATTTTTTTTTGAAACCAACCAATTTAAGAGATTATTAAAAACATATCCAGATTACCAAAATCAATTTACAACTCAAATGATGCAGTTTATGCACTATTTAAAAAATAAAACATCCTCCTTAATGCTATTAAATTTAAAGGAGCGGCTAATGGAATATTTGATTGAAAATGGGGCAGAGCATAGTTTTATTCAATTAAAAATTAATAAAAACCAACTTGCTCTTTTACTAAACGCTACTCCCGAGTCTATCAGTAGAGCATTCAAATCATTAGAAGAAGAACAGCTAATAGAATCGAATTCCGACGAATACAGAATAAAAAAATTTACTTCTTGA